In Oleiharenicola lentus, the following are encoded in one genomic region:
- a CDS encoding N-acetyl sugar amidotransferase, with product MSADLHFCRRCLYGTSHPLGLVLDEEGICSGCRIHEEKDRLDWDERWRRLERIVQPHRSVSGREYDCIVPVTGAQDSYYIVHLVKERLGLNPLLVTYNKYFNTPLGIKNLANLRIRYNCDILFQNVNPVSVKKITRTTLREFGSMYWPCLAGQTVFPVQVAVRHRIPLIIWGAHQGLEQTGMFSHEHEVEMTRRYRKDHDLMGHEADDLLLVYDTLKEEDIWQYRYPGDDDLNSVGVTGIYLGNYVRWDPKAQHELMMKRHDFRTAPFARTFDCYDYTDCFNYMDVHDVLKLYKQGYSRVTDHASREIRHGRLTREQGLALVRAHEQVSPKYLDLFCSWLGITPRSLQFMLDQHRNPRFWTELTPGRWAFNGWSVHSGSHESAPVEVNLSKARFTPTDTLEYDRDAAYITLGKGHP from the coding sequence ATGTCCGCCGACCTTCATTTCTGCCGCCGCTGCCTCTACGGCACCAGCCACCCTCTCGGACTCGTGCTCGACGAGGAGGGCATCTGCTCGGGCTGCCGCATCCACGAGGAAAAGGACCGCCTCGACTGGGACGAACGCTGGCGGAGGCTCGAGCGCATCGTCCAACCGCACCGCAGCGTCTCGGGTCGTGAATACGACTGCATCGTGCCGGTCACCGGCGCCCAGGATTCCTACTACATTGTCCATCTCGTCAAGGAGCGCCTCGGCCTCAATCCGCTCCTCGTCACTTACAACAAGTATTTCAACACGCCGCTCGGCATCAAGAACCTCGCCAACCTGCGCATCCGCTACAACTGCGACATCCTCTTCCAGAACGTGAACCCGGTTTCGGTGAAGAAGATCACGCGGACGACGCTGCGCGAGTTCGGCAGCATGTATTGGCCCTGCTTGGCCGGGCAGACCGTGTTCCCCGTGCAGGTCGCCGTGCGCCACCGCATCCCGCTCATCATCTGGGGCGCCCACCAGGGTCTCGAGCAGACGGGCATGTTCTCCCATGAACACGAGGTGGAGATGACCCGTCGTTACCGCAAGGACCACGACCTCATGGGCCACGAGGCCGACGACCTGCTGCTGGTCTATGACACCCTGAAGGAGGAGGACATTTGGCAATACCGCTACCCGGGCGACGATGACCTCAACTCCGTCGGCGTGACCGGCATCTATCTCGGCAACTACGTTCGTTGGGATCCCAAGGCGCAGCACGAGCTGATGATGAAGCGGCATGACTTCCGCACTGCGCCCTTCGCGCGCACCTTCGACTGCTACGACTACACGGACTGTTTCAACTACATGGACGTTCACGACGTCCTGAAACTCTACAAGCAGGGCTACTCGCGCGTCACCGACCACGCCTCCCGCGAGATCCGCCACGGCCGCCTCACCCGCGAGCAGGGCCTGGCCCTTGTGCGCGCCCACGAGCAAGTCTCGCCGAAATACCTCGACCTGTTCTGCTCGTGGCTCGGCATCACGCCGCGCTCGCTGCAGTTCATGCTGGACCAGCACCGCAACCCGCGGTTCTGGACCGAACTCACGCCGGGGCGCTGGGCCTTCAACGGCTGGAGTGTTCATTCCGGCTCCCATGAATCGGCGCCGGTGGAAGTGAATCTCTCCAAGGCGCGATTCACGCCGACCGACACGCTCGAATACGATCGCGACGCGGCCTACATCACCCTCGGCAAGGGTCACCCTTGA
- a CDS encoding inositol monophosphatase family protein — MPNVTAAVVPVLEALGRELLRWRTDDTARALHSRQDFKTEADRRADAFIKERLAVLFPGVPIWSEEDTEHGSTRPAAYWLIDPIDGTASWYDGFPGFVTQTAFIADQVPQAGIIHCPATNQTWTARAGEGAWRNGRRLPGLLPRDRCIVVDNTPKPHGIAAELVRALPATGYRESGSLGLKAALVADGTADLFVKRVTVRDWDMAPAAVLLAETGGLLALPDGQPFGFDGPMEKPGVIVARDAGLCARAADVLRACP, encoded by the coding sequence ATGCCCAACGTCACGGCCGCCGTCGTCCCCGTGCTGGAAGCGCTCGGTCGCGAGCTGCTCCGCTGGCGCACGGATGACACGGCCCGCGCCTTGCATTCGCGCCAGGATTTCAAGACGGAGGCCGACCGCCGGGCGGATGCCTTCATCAAGGAGCGGCTGGCGGTGCTTTTCCCGGGCGTGCCCATCTGGTCGGAGGAGGATACCGAACACGGCAGCACGCGCCCCGCCGCCTATTGGCTGATCGACCCGATCGACGGCACGGCCAGCTGGTATGATGGCTTTCCGGGTTTCGTGACGCAGACCGCGTTCATCGCCGACCAGGTGCCGCAAGCCGGCATCATTCACTGTCCGGCAACGAATCAGACCTGGACGGCCCGAGCCGGCGAGGGGGCCTGGCGCAACGGCCGGCGCTTGCCGGGCCTGCTGCCGCGCGACCGCTGCATTGTCGTGGACAACACGCCCAAGCCGCACGGCATCGCGGCCGAGCTGGTTCGTGCCTTGCCGGCGACCGGTTACCGCGAGAGCGGCAGTCTCGGGCTGAAGGCTGCGCTGGTCGCCGACGGCACCGCGGACCTCTTTGTGAAGCGCGTGACCGTGCGCGACTGGGACATGGCTCCCGCGGCGGTGCTGCTGGCGGAGACGGGCGGTTTACTCGCGTTGCCGGATGGCCAACCCTTCGGTTTCGACGGTCCCATGGAGAAGCCTGGCGTGATCGTGGCCCGGGACGCCGGATTGTGTGCGCGGGCGGCCGACGTGCTCAGGGCCTGTCCCTGA
- a CDS encoding N-acetylneuraminate synthase family protein — MKPRRILITGGGGAGNEALWRLLHTRYELHFADAQAGVIDPAIPADRCVVIPSAGSPDFVSCLARICRERRIDLIVPCVDEELPLLAAARQQGTLPEVLLGSGEFVATMLDKLAFARALQAHGLAVPRTGLADEAADWRFPLILKPRSGRGSRGVMRLEQPAQIPAYLILQGTEPTQVVAQECIAGQEYTVFVLADRHAQLRAVVPVRVDSKRGITIRAATEANPAITAYAARFQAAFRPTGPYNIQCMVTAAGEVLPFEVNPRVSTTFCLAIAAGVDPFALYADETVTTAMAAFAPGLRLIRHWHNEFQPSAPMPTLSTHESTALSVRGQPKIGPALRPYIMAEVGTNHNRDLATARTMLREIAAAGCDCAKFQIYEPEEIVSAGVRASAYGLDKLYGDISAREMFGRHLQTPKEWFPELRDYCHELGMDFSATIHGPHGLRWAEQVGLDVVKIASMDHNNLPFLRSLVNRLPAPILVSFGMAQLPDIDATVKTLASHGPGAAFFHCCAVYPPKPEELRLGNLPFLAKRHGAIFGFSDHAMGVEAALAARAAGAVLFEKHITLDRRQSGPDHPFAMQPEEFAEYIATLRATPLGRPKVPAEFVPPTARELRNRSEYLKSIIIRRDLPAGHRLTADDVYLARPASGIPPGELDHVLGRVLTRAVAAEEILQWDRLAAAAAA; from the coding sequence ATGAAGCCCCGGCGCATTCTCATCACCGGCGGCGGCGGCGCGGGCAACGAGGCGCTCTGGCGATTGTTACACACTCGCTACGAGTTGCATTTTGCCGATGCCCAGGCCGGCGTGATCGACCCGGCGATTCCTGCCGACCGGTGTGTGGTGATTCCCTCGGCCGGCAGTCCAGATTTCGTCTCCTGCTTGGCCCGGATCTGTCGCGAGCGCCGCATCGACCTCATCGTGCCCTGTGTGGATGAGGAACTGCCCCTGCTGGCCGCGGCGAGGCAACAGGGCACGCTGCCGGAAGTGCTGCTTGGGTCCGGTGAATTTGTGGCCACGATGCTGGACAAGCTGGCCTTCGCCCGGGCGCTCCAAGCGCACGGTCTTGCCGTTCCGCGCACGGGCCTCGCCGACGAGGCGGCGGATTGGCGGTTTCCGCTGATTCTCAAGCCTCGGTCCGGTCGTGGCTCGCGCGGCGTCATGCGCCTTGAACAACCCGCGCAGATCCCGGCCTACTTGATCCTCCAGGGCACCGAGCCGACCCAGGTCGTGGCGCAGGAATGCATCGCCGGGCAAGAATACACAGTCTTCGTGCTCGCCGACCGGCACGCGCAACTGCGGGCAGTCGTGCCGGTCCGCGTGGATTCCAAACGCGGCATCACGATCCGCGCGGCGACCGAGGCCAATCCGGCGATCACCGCCTATGCGGCGCGTTTCCAGGCCGCTTTCCGTCCGACGGGTCCCTATAACATCCAGTGCATGGTCACAGCCGCCGGTGAGGTGCTGCCTTTTGAGGTCAACCCGCGGGTTTCTACGACCTTTTGTCTGGCCATCGCGGCAGGCGTTGACCCGTTCGCGCTCTACGCCGACGAGACCGTCACGACGGCCATGGCGGCGTTTGCCCCCGGCCTGCGTCTGATCCGTCACTGGCACAACGAGTTTCAACCATCCGCCCCCATGCCCACCCTGAGCACCCACGAATCCACCGCGCTTTCTGTTCGCGGCCAGCCCAAGATCGGCCCCGCCCTGCGGCCCTACATCATGGCCGAGGTCGGCACCAACCACAACCGGGACCTCGCCACCGCCCGCACCATGCTGCGCGAGATCGCGGCCGCCGGCTGCGATTGCGCCAAGTTCCAGATCTACGAACCGGAAGAGATCGTGAGTGCCGGCGTGCGCGCCAGCGCCTACGGCCTCGACAAGCTCTATGGTGACATCTCCGCGCGCGAGATGTTTGGCCGGCATCTGCAGACGCCGAAAGAGTGGTTTCCCGAACTCCGGGACTATTGTCACGAACTGGGCATGGATTTCTCCGCCACGATCCACGGCCCGCACGGCCTCCGGTGGGCGGAACAGGTCGGGCTCGACGTGGTGAAAATCGCCTCGATGGATCACAATAACCTGCCTTTCCTGCGCAGCCTGGTGAACCGTTTGCCGGCCCCGATCCTCGTGTCGTTCGGCATGGCACAGCTCCCGGACATCGACGCGACGGTGAAAACCCTCGCGTCGCACGGGCCGGGTGCGGCCTTCTTCCACTGTTGCGCGGTTTACCCGCCCAAGCCGGAGGAGCTGCGTCTCGGCAACCTGCCGTTCCTCGCCAAGCGGCATGGGGCGATCTTCGGCTTCTCGGATCACGCCATGGGCGTGGAGGCGGCCCTCGCTGCTCGCGCGGCCGGTGCCGTGTTGTTCGAGAAGCATATCACGCTCGATCGTCGCCAGAGCGGTCCTGATCATCCCTTTGCGATGCAACCGGAGGAGTTTGCGGAATACATCGCCACGTTGCGGGCCACCCCGCTCGGCCGACCCAAGGTGCCGGCGGAGTTTGTGCCACCCACCGCGCGCGAGCTGCGCAACCGGAGCGAATACCTCAAGAGCATCATCATCCGCCGCGATCTGCCGGCGGGTCATCGCCTCACGGCCGATGACGTCTATCTCGCGCGTCCCGCCTCGGGCATTCCGCCGGGCGAACTCGACCATGTGCTTGGTCGCGTGCTGACCCGTGCCGTTGCGGCCGAGGAGATCCTGCAGTGGGATCGTCTGGCCGCCGCCGCGGCCGCCTGA
- the pseG gene encoding UDP-2,4-diacetamido-2,4,6-trideoxy-beta-L-altropyranose hydrolase, translated as MKIVFRCDSSRLIGTGHVVRCLTLAHELRRRGAEVRFITRSHDGHLAARLAEELMPATLLPAPGSDIVASADDVYSVWRGVPVDQDARETIAALAGLRPDWLVVDHYGLDASWERALRPHCGRILAIDDLPARAHDCDFLLNQNQGATHGSVPAGCQVLLGPRYALLRPEYAVARALKTTDAAEEVTRVLVFFGGVDAENLSGRTLRVLSESPFAGLAVDVVVGPNYPHRASLEVLAASRGRTRILSTRPHLADLLLQADVAIGAGGGATWERLCLGVPSLLVGVSENQLTACRSLAADGSVIYLGPLADFTEANLSDELQGLLSSPEKRRRLSVSGRNLVDGLGVLRVAEQLQPTPVENYTIQGESGRCFLVHATGLPVARLEFTPQEDSLALVTQELESGFAKVATSRVLASALVLLRAAMPMADGHSRVLPPLRAAGNAVRAGQRLAILSDASSWLNESLADLVLGWMRDGHTVEWVHAPGELRGGDYCFYLGCGQLVPAAIRARYRHNLVVHESALPHGKGWSPLTWQVLEGRTEIPVTLIEAAERVDSGLIYAEEIIHLKGDELVSELRARQAAATLTLCRRFVQEYPQCVAQARAQSGEESFYARRRPEDSRLEPARTLAEQFNQLRVADNERYPAFFEHQGRRYRLAITAS; from the coding sequence ATGAAAATTGTTTTCCGCTGCGATTCCTCCCGGTTGATCGGCACCGGCCATGTGGTGCGGTGCCTTACTCTGGCGCACGAGTTGCGTCGGCGTGGGGCGGAAGTTCGCTTCATCACCCGCAGCCACGACGGCCATCTGGCCGCGCGGCTCGCGGAGGAATTGATGCCGGCCACGCTGCTGCCTGCTCCTGGCAGTGACATCGTCGCGTCCGCGGACGATGTCTATTCCGTGTGGCGGGGAGTGCCGGTTGACCAGGATGCCCGGGAGACCATTGCCGCCCTGGCTGGCCTACGGCCCGACTGGTTGGTGGTGGACCACTACGGATTGGATGCGTCGTGGGAAAGGGCGCTGCGCCCGCACTGCGGCCGAATTCTGGCCATCGACGACCTGCCCGCCCGCGCGCACGACTGCGACTTTCTCCTCAACCAGAATCAGGGCGCAACCCACGGTTCGGTACCCGCCGGCTGTCAGGTGCTACTCGGTCCAAGGTATGCGCTGCTGCGGCCGGAGTATGCTGTCGCGCGTGCGCTGAAGACAACGGATGCAGCCGAAGAAGTGACTCGCGTTCTCGTTTTCTTCGGCGGTGTGGATGCCGAGAATCTTTCCGGCCGGACTTTGCGTGTGCTCTCGGAGAGTCCGTTTGCGGGACTGGCCGTGGATGTAGTCGTCGGACCGAACTACCCGCATCGTGCCTCACTCGAGGTTCTGGCGGCCAGCCGCGGACGCACCCGGATTCTCTCCACCCGGCCTCATCTCGCCGATTTGCTGCTACAGGCCGATGTGGCGATCGGTGCTGGCGGTGGCGCGACCTGGGAGCGCCTTTGCCTGGGCGTGCCCTCGCTCTTGGTTGGCGTTTCCGAGAATCAACTCACAGCCTGCCGGAGCCTCGCCGCGGATGGCAGCGTGATTTATCTCGGTCCGCTGGCTGATTTCACCGAGGCGAATCTCAGCGATGAGCTGCAGGGCCTGCTCAGTTCGCCGGAAAAGCGCCGGCGATTGAGCGTCTCCGGCCGAAATCTGGTCGATGGGCTGGGGGTGCTGCGCGTCGCCGAACAGCTTCAGCCGACACCCGTGGAAAATTACACCATTCAGGGCGAATCCGGCCGGTGCTTTTTGGTTCATGCCACCGGGTTGCCGGTGGCGCGTCTGGAGTTCACTCCGCAGGAAGACAGTTTAGCTTTGGTCACCCAAGAGTTGGAGTCTGGTTTTGCGAAGGTGGCCACATCCAGGGTTCTAGCCAGCGCTTTGGTCCTTCTGCGCGCCGCCATGCCCATGGCAGACGGACACTCGCGGGTTCTGCCTCCTTTGCGAGCAGCCGGAAACGCGGTGCGGGCCGGCCAGCGGCTGGCGATCCTGTCGGACGCCTCGAGCTGGTTGAACGAATCGCTGGCCGACCTCGTGCTCGGTTGGATGCGGGACGGGCACACGGTCGAGTGGGTGCATGCTCCCGGTGAACTCCGGGGTGGGGACTATTGTTTTTACCTGGGTTGCGGACAGCTGGTGCCGGCCGCGATTCGCGCCCGTTACCGCCACAACCTCGTGGTGCATGAGAGCGCTCTGCCGCACGGCAAAGGCTGGTCGCCGCTTACCTGGCAGGTCCTGGAAGGCCGCACGGAAATCCCCGTGACCCTGATCGAGGCGGCCGAGCGCGTGGACAGCGGCCTGATCTACGCCGAGGAAATCATCCACCTGAAAGGAGACGAACTTGTGAGCGAGCTGCGCGCCCGGCAGGCGGCCGCGACACTCACTTTGTGCCGCCGCTTCGTGCAGGAATATCCCCAATGCGTGGCGCAGGCCCGGGCGCAGTCGGGTGAGGAAAGCTTTTACGCGCGCCGTCGGCCCGAAGACAGCCGGTTGGAGCCGGCCCGGACGCTGGCTGAACAGTTCAATCAGCTGCGCGTGGCGGACAATGAGCGTTACCCCGCGTTTTTCGAACATCAGGGCCGCCGCTACCGGCTGGCCATCACCGCGTCATGA
- a CDS encoding PIG-L deacetylase family protein: MKSRILVLAAHPDDEVLGCGGALARHADEGAAIHVAFLADGVNSRDLVDHAALTMRREASRRALAELGVTSVSFGDLPDNRLDTVPLLDIVKLAEAQIAAHRPDTLYTHHAGDVNIDHRRLHEAVIAATRPQAGQPVRTLLFFEVASSTEWQPPGSAPVFAPNWFVDIGLQLERKLRAIDAYSVEMRPWPHPRSRQGVEHLARWRGATIGAEAAEAFILGRRVS, encoded by the coding sequence TTGAAGTCCCGTATTCTAGTGCTGGCCGCCCATCCCGACGACGAGGTCCTCGGGTGCGGCGGCGCGCTGGCCCGCCATGCCGACGAGGGCGCGGCCATCCACGTGGCCTTCCTGGCCGATGGGGTCAACTCTCGGGACCTGGTGGATCACGCGGCCTTGACCATGCGCCGGGAGGCCTCACGACGTGCGCTGGCGGAACTGGGCGTCACGTCGGTTTCTTTCGGAGACCTTCCGGACAACCGTCTGGATACGGTTCCGTTGCTCGACATCGTGAAACTGGCCGAGGCCCAGATCGCCGCCCACCGGCCCGATACGCTCTACACGCATCACGCCGGTGACGTGAACATCGACCACCGCCGCCTGCATGAAGCCGTGATCGCCGCCACGCGACCGCAGGCGGGACAGCCGGTGCGCACCCTGCTTTTCTTCGAGGTTGCTTCCAGCACGGAGTGGCAGCCGCCCGGTTCGGCGCCGGTTTTCGCGCCCAATTGGTTTGTGGACATCGGACTTCAACTTGAACGCAAGTTGCGCGCGATCGATGCCTACTCGGTGGAAATGCGACCCTGGCCGCATCCGCGTTCGCGGCAGGGCGTGGAGCATCTGGCGCGGTGGCGTGGCGCGACCATCGGCGCCGAAGCCGCGGAGGCCTTCATTCTGGGCCGGAGGGTGTCATGA
- the pseF gene encoding pseudaminic acid cytidylyltransferase: MKNLCVIPARGGSKRIPRKNIRLFAGKPMIAHSIVAARASGLFTDVIVSTDDQEIAAIARAHGAETPFMRPAELSNDHAGTIEVIAHATRWMQERHGAYDAVCCIYATAPFVHISDLRRGCEALASGPWAYAFTATEFAAPIFRSFQPHPEGGVEMFFPDKFTARSQDLPKALHDAGQFYWGRPDAWLEGKRFFERHSHPVIIPRWRVQDIDNLDDWTRAELMFDSVSRQVA; the protein is encoded by the coding sequence ATGAAAAACCTTTGTGTCATTCCCGCCCGAGGCGGATCGAAGCGCATCCCGCGGAAAAACATCCGCCTGTTCGCCGGCAAGCCGATGATCGCCCACTCGATTGTGGCGGCACGCGCCAGCGGGCTTTTCACCGATGTGATTGTCTCCACCGACGATCAGGAAATCGCCGCCATCGCCCGTGCGCATGGCGCGGAGACGCCATTCATGCGGCCGGCGGAGCTTTCCAACGACCACGCCGGCACCATCGAGGTGATCGCTCATGCGACCCGCTGGATGCAGGAACGCCACGGTGCCTACGATGCGGTCTGCTGCATCTATGCCACGGCGCCGTTTGTTCACATTTCCGATCTCCGCCGCGGCTGCGAGGCCTTGGCCTCCGGACCCTGGGCCTACGCGTTTACGGCCACCGAATTCGCCGCCCCGATCTTCCGCTCGTTCCAGCCGCATCCCGAGGGTGGGGTGGAGATGTTTTTCCCCGACAAGTTCACCGCCCGTTCGCAGGATCTGCCCAAGGCGCTGCACGATGCCGGCCAGTTCTACTGGGGGCGTCCCGACGCCTGGCTGGAGGGCAAGCGCTTCTTTGAACGTCATTCCCACCCGGTCATCATCCCGCGCTGGCGCGTGCAGGACATCGACAACCTGGATGACTGGACTCGTGCGGAGCTGATGTTCGACAGCGTATCCCGTCAAGTCGCTTGA
- the pseC gene encoding UDP-4-amino-4,6-dideoxy-N-acetyl-beta-L-altrosamine transaminase, producing the protein MLPYGRQTITEQDIAAVVAALRSDHLTQGPLVAEFERRFAARVGAKHAVAVNNATAALHLALKVAGIGPGDRVVTSPNTFLASANCAAYVGATPDFADIDPVSYTINPHALEKNWLDDTRAVVAVDFAGQTANLPEVSRIARARGAIVIEDACHAVGGSFHAEGRVWNVGGNPWADLAVFSFHPVKTLTTGEGGMLVTDRADWAEQARRLRSHGIERVADNFTEFTTEPGPWLYEMQELGFNYRLTDLQCALGLSQLDRLEAVLTRRREIVAAYNAAFAGTDWLRTPGLRTAADAATTSWHLYTVQIDFAALGRSRSQVMSALREAGVGTQVHYIPVHLQPWYRRTFGYGPGKCPAAEAYYQRALSLPLFPAMTDADVALVIDTVLSLSPIPSR; encoded by the coding sequence ATGCTGCCCTACGGACGCCAGACCATCACCGAACAGGACATCGCCGCCGTCGTGGCCGCGCTGCGCTCGGATCATCTGACGCAAGGGCCGTTGGTCGCCGAATTCGAACGACGCTTTGCCGCGCGGGTCGGGGCGAAACACGCCGTCGCCGTCAACAACGCCACGGCCGCGCTACATCTCGCGTTGAAGGTGGCTGGCATCGGCCCCGGAGACCGCGTCGTCACTTCGCCCAACACCTTTCTCGCTTCGGCCAACTGTGCTGCCTACGTGGGTGCCACGCCGGACTTCGCTGACATCGACCCAGTCAGCTACACGATAAATCCGCACGCGCTGGAAAAAAACTGGCTCGACGACACCCGCGCGGTCGTAGCCGTGGATTTTGCCGGTCAGACCGCCAACCTGCCGGAAGTCTCTCGCATCGCGCGCGCACGCGGCGCCATTGTGATTGAGGATGCCTGCCACGCGGTGGGTGGGAGTTTTCATGCCGAAGGGCGCGTCTGGAATGTAGGCGGCAATCCCTGGGCCGATCTCGCGGTTTTCAGTTTCCACCCCGTCAAGACACTGACGACGGGCGAGGGCGGCATGCTCGTGACCGACCGGGCCGACTGGGCTGAGCAGGCCCGCCGTCTGCGTTCACATGGCATTGAGCGGGTCGCCGACAACTTCACCGAATTTACCACGGAACCCGGTCCCTGGCTCTATGAGATGCAGGAGCTGGGCTTCAACTACCGGCTCACCGACCTCCAGTGTGCGCTCGGACTCTCGCAACTTGATCGCCTCGAAGCCGTGCTGACGCGCCGCCGCGAGATCGTCGCGGCCTACAACGCCGCCTTCGCCGGCACCGATTGGCTGCGAACGCCCGGCCTGCGCACGGCCGCTGATGCCGCCACGACTTCCTGGCATCTCTATACGGTGCAGATCGATTTTGCCGCGTTGGGACGCTCCCGGTCCCAAGTCATGTCCGCACTCCGCGAGGCCGGAGTTGGCACGCAGGTCCACTACATTCCCGTGCATCTCCAGCCGTGGTATCGGCGCACCTTCGGCTACGGTCCGGGCAAGTGCCCCGCGGCCGAAGCGTATTACCAACGTGCGCTCAGCCTTCCGCTTTTCCCCGCGATGACCGATGCCGACGTGGCCCTTGTCATCGATACTGTCCTGTCCCTGTCACCGATTCCCAGCCGATGA
- the pseB gene encoding UDP-N-acetylglucosamine 4,6-dehydratase (inverting), with protein MPPVHSPLHSLDNTSILLTGGTGSFGKAFVRTVLARYPNIRRLVIFSRDELKQFEMAQEFPPSRHPALRYFIGDVRDERRVRRALEGIDVVVHAAALKQVPTAEYNPFECIKTNVLGAQNLIEACLDSGVRRVVALSTDKAAAPINLYGATKLCSDKLFVAANNIKGSRDLRLSVVRYGNVMGSRGSVIPFFLEKRKTGVLPITDPEMTRFNITLQEGVDMVLWSIQHAWGGEILVPKIPSYRIMDLANAIAPECPHPVVGVRPGEKLHEEMITSSDSYNTVDLGRYYAILPNGAEYSFDEYASGHEATRVPAGFCYNSGTNPQFLSVPELRELIAEQVESAEFLRADPGRDSRHPHFTELKTVA; from the coding sequence ATGCCCCCCGTCCACAGTCCCCTGCACTCTCTCGACAACACCAGCATCCTGCTCACCGGCGGCACCGGCTCGTTTGGCAAGGCCTTTGTCCGCACCGTGCTCGCCCGCTACCCGAATATCCGCCGCCTGGTGATCTTCTCCCGCGATGAGTTGAAGCAGTTCGAGATGGCCCAGGAGTTTCCGCCGAGCCGCCATCCTGCGCTCCGCTACTTCATCGGCGATGTCCGCGACGAGCGCCGTGTGCGTCGCGCCCTGGAAGGCATCGACGTCGTCGTCCACGCCGCCGCCCTCAAGCAGGTGCCGACGGCGGAATACAACCCCTTCGAGTGCATCAAGACCAACGTCCTCGGCGCGCAGAACCTCATTGAGGCCTGCCTCGACAGCGGCGTGCGCCGCGTGGTCGCGCTCTCCACCGACAAAGCCGCCGCCCCGATCAACCTCTACGGCGCCACCAAACTCTGCTCCGACAAGCTCTTTGTCGCCGCCAACAACATCAAAGGCTCGCGCGATCTCCGTCTCAGCGTCGTCCGCTACGGCAACGTGATGGGCAGCCGTGGTTCGGTCATCCCGTTCTTCCTCGAGAAGCGGAAGACCGGTGTGCTTCCGATCACCGATCCGGAGATGACCCGTTTCAACATCACGCTCCAGGAGGGCGTGGACATGGTGCTCTGGAGCATCCAGCACGCCTGGGGCGGCGAGATTCTCGTGCCGAAGATTCCGTCCTATCGCATCATGGACCTGGCCAACGCGATCGCCCCCGAGTGCCCGCATCCAGTCGTCGGCGTGCGTCCCGGCGAGAAACTGCACGAGGAGATGATCACCAGCTCCGACAGCTACAACACCGTGGATCTCGGCCGCTACTACGCGATTCTGCCCAATGGAGCCGAATACTCGTTCGACGAGTATGCGTCAGGCCATGAGGCCACCCGCGTGCCCGCGGGATTCTGCTACAACAGCGGCACTAACCCGCAATTTCTATCCGTCCCCGAGCTGCGCGAGCTGATCGCCGAGCAGGTGGAATCCGCCGAGTTCCTCCGCGCCGACCCCGGCCGCGACAGCCGCCACCCGCATTTCACCGAACTCAAGACCGTCGCCTGA